The Amycolatopsis viridis genome window below encodes:
- a CDS encoding serine/threonine-protein kinase, which produces MIAGHYRLVEHIGSGAMGVVWRAVDERLERSVAVKQILAQPGMSETERNNMRQRAMREAKNAARFQHPNAIVVFDIAEHGGDPCLVMEYLPSRSLSAVIAEQGTLPLPEVARIGHQVASALVVAHRAGIVHRDIKPANILIDENGTAKITDFGISRAAGDLTLTQTGLIGGTPAYLAPELARGSDPAPASDVFSLGATLYHALEGQPPYGNSSNQLALLYTAANGQVIPPRQSGMATALLMSLLRVEPEERPTMLEARDRLAALANGEKDARGTLVSPPLHTSGRQPVAVPVDTPAERPPWQRTGVATAAPPAPPQHGPRNPTAAFVPSPKPAEPAGTPLLKRKAVLTGSAMAVIAVLVVVLVVALNRGNGPDSSSQANAGGSKPTTPTSAPSSTSSSAPATALGKTPNTGGSVNYGQAGQVVKTYLDGKGSAAAWAVLTPAAQAVFGSQQAFQQYWSEHRIEQYSSILADNGLNADGSADMYVTISGAGRISWRVVNTEQGLKIDDDTRL; this is translated from the coding sequence CTGATCGCAGGGCACTATCGCCTCGTTGAGCACATCGGCAGCGGCGCCATGGGCGTCGTGTGGCGCGCGGTCGACGAGCGCCTCGAGCGTTCGGTGGCGGTGAAGCAGATCCTCGCCCAGCCGGGCATGTCCGAGACCGAGCGCAACAACATGCGCCAGCGGGCGATGCGCGAGGCGAAGAACGCGGCGCGCTTCCAGCACCCCAACGCGATCGTGGTGTTCGACATCGCCGAACACGGCGGTGATCCGTGCCTGGTGATGGAGTACCTGCCCTCGCGCAGCCTGTCCGCGGTGATCGCCGAGCAGGGCACGCTGCCGCTGCCGGAGGTGGCGCGCATCGGGCACCAGGTCGCCTCGGCGCTCGTGGTGGCCCACCGCGCCGGCATCGTGCACCGCGACATCAAGCCGGCGAACATCCTGATCGACGAGAACGGCACGGCGAAGATCACCGACTTCGGCATCTCCCGCGCCGCCGGCGACCTCACCCTCACCCAGACCGGGCTGATCGGCGGTACCCCGGCGTACCTGGCGCCCGAGCTGGCGCGCGGCTCGGACCCGGCCCCGGCCTCCGACGTCTTCTCCCTCGGCGCGACGCTCTACCACGCGCTGGAGGGCCAGCCGCCCTACGGCAACAGCTCCAACCAGCTGGCGCTGCTGTACACGGCGGCGAACGGGCAGGTCATCCCGCCGCGCCAGTCCGGCATGGCGACCGCGCTGCTGATGAGCCTCCTGCGGGTCGAGCCGGAGGAGCGGCCGACCATGCTGGAGGCCCGGGACCGGCTGGCCGCGCTGGCCAACGGCGAGAAGGACGCCCGGGGCACGCTGGTGTCGCCGCCGCTGCACACCTCCGGTCGCCAGCCGGTGGCCGTGCCCGTGGACACCCCGGCCGAGCGCCCGCCGTGGCAGCGCACCGGTGTCGCCACGGCTGCGCCGCCCGCCCCGCCGCAGCACGGCCCGCGCAACCCGACCGCGGCGTTCGTCCCGTCGCCGAAACCGGCCGAGCCCGCCGGGACCCCGCTTCTCAAGCGCAAGGCGGTGCTCACCGGGTCGGCGATGGCCGTGATCGCCGTGCTCGTGGTGGTGCTCGTGGTCGCGCTCAACCGTGGCAACGGGCCGGACAGCTCCTCGCAGGCCAACGCTGGCGGCAGCAAGCCCACCACGCCCACCTCGGCACCGTCGAGCACGTCCAGCAGCGCACCCGCGACCGCGCTGGGCAAGACACCCAACACCGGCGGCTCGGTCAACTACGGTCAGGCCGGGCAGGTTGTGAAGACCTACCTCGACGGCAAGGGCTCGGCCGCGGCGTGGGCCGTGCTCACGCCCGCCGCGCAGGCGGTGTTCGGTAGCCAGCAAGCGTTCCAGCAGTACTGGAGCGAGCACCGGATCGAGCAGTACAGCTCGATTCTGGCGGACAACGGCCTCAACGCGGACGGCTCCGCCGACATGTACGTCACCATCTCCGGGGCCGGCCGCATCTCGTGGCGGGTCGTCAACACCGAGCAGGGCCTCAAGATCGACGACGACACCCGCCTGTGA
- a CDS encoding TVP38/TMEM64 family protein produces MSRRRKLIIALVLFAGAVLAAFTLPVPSPAELRDWAAGAGPVTALVFLAAYSVLTVAPIPRTVFNLAAGLLLGDALGILVAVTATAISGALGFGLARWAGRDLVSRHLERKAVRAVDERLAGGGVLAVTSLRLIPVVPFAPLGYCCGILSVGFRPYLIGTVLGSLPGTIAVVVLGDALTGGTPPALLACYGAFALAGAVGLVRIARGTAYGGRSGQPATLDPVREEIVRAEPGQHMRRVSEE; encoded by the coding sequence GTGTCCCGCCGCCGGAAACTGATCATCGCGCTCGTCCTGTTCGCCGGTGCGGTCCTCGCGGCGTTCACGCTTCCCGTGCCGAGCCCGGCGGAGCTGCGCGACTGGGCCGCCGGCGCCGGGCCGGTCACCGCGCTGGTGTTCCTCGCCGCCTATTCGGTACTCACCGTCGCCCCGATTCCGCGCACCGTGTTCAACCTCGCCGCGGGGCTGCTGCTGGGCGACGCGCTCGGCATCCTGGTGGCCGTCACCGCGACGGCGATCTCCGGCGCGCTCGGGTTCGGCCTCGCCCGCTGGGCCGGCCGGGACCTGGTGTCCCGCCACCTGGAACGGAAAGCGGTGCGCGCGGTCGACGAACGGCTCGCCGGCGGCGGGGTTCTCGCGGTGACGTCGCTGCGGCTGATCCCGGTGGTTCCCTTCGCCCCGCTGGGATACTGCTGCGGCATCCTGTCGGTCGGATTCCGGCCGTATCTGATCGGTACCGTCCTCGGCAGCCTGCCCGGCACGATCGCGGTGGTGGTGCTGGGCGACGCGCTCACCGGCGGTACGCCGCCGGCGCTGCTCGCCTGCTACGGTGCCTTCGCGCTCGCCGGTGCCGTCGGCCTCGTGCGAATCGCTCGCGGGACAGCTTACGGCGGGCGTTCCGGGCAGCCCGCTACACTCGACCCGGTGCGCGAGGAGATCGTTCGCGCGGAGCCAGGCCAGCACATGCGGAGAGTTTCCGAGGAGTAG
- a CDS encoding alpha/beta hydrolase, whose translation MPRRGLVGLVVAVLSTALVAGCTAGPSKRPPVVENDEPVSSAPSSSAAAVPLPPLTEPRSPTLDWTDCDQQTRSRLGSAAPGYLRFSCGTVLSTLDTPALPGRIQTRVSVLRAGDGAVPLVVVNDVDGSPGTLYAARLASTLPPALLQRFSLIGVDRRGTGESDPLSCVPEDTRAQLLDADPAGHDLEPLLDAARKAGQQCAIDLGGTQQAFDSWRTAGDLEEIRGELGVPKLHALGHGEGSQVLLSYAARFPDRVGRFVLDGVPDPSGDTATVLGDLAAAQQATLDTYGRAVGQDAPATVTAVLDRLRTAPQATSGGAVFGPGIALRAVVAGLADRTRWTELARALDAARTGDIRGLAAFVAPALNGSDSAPSSLDGTLATECNDTTARVPADRIAGLTDQLRGRYPLFGGLVTQTLAWCLPWPARTEPLPTPGTPGIPPVVVTSTLIDPVTPEIGTARAAQQIPGAVRVAWQGAGHGALSSPCAAEAVRAFLVDGKVPADGTLCPA comes from the coding sequence GTGCCACGCCGGGGTCTCGTGGGTCTGGTGGTCGCCGTGCTGTCGACGGCCCTCGTCGCGGGGTGCACGGCGGGACCGTCGAAGCGGCCACCGGTCGTGGAGAACGACGAACCGGTCTCCTCCGCGCCGTCCAGTTCCGCCGCGGCGGTGCCGTTGCCGCCCCTGACCGAACCACGCTCGCCGACGCTGGACTGGACCGACTGCGACCAGCAGACCCGCAGCCGCCTGGGCTCCGCGGCACCGGGCTACCTGCGGTTCAGCTGTGGCACGGTGCTGTCCACATTGGACACACCAGCGCTGCCGGGCCGGATCCAGACGCGCGTGTCCGTGCTCAGGGCGGGCGACGGCGCGGTCCCCCTGGTGGTGGTCAACGACGTCGACGGCTCGCCCGGCACCCTCTACGCGGCCCGCCTCGCGTCGACGCTGCCGCCCGCGCTGCTGCAGCGGTTCTCGCTGATCGGCGTCGACCGGCGCGGCACGGGTGAATCCGACCCGCTGTCCTGCGTGCCCGAGGACACCCGCGCCCAGCTGCTCGACGCCGACCCCGCCGGCCACGACCTGGAACCCCTGCTGGACGCCGCACGCAAGGCCGGGCAGCAGTGCGCCATCGACCTCGGCGGGACCCAGCAGGCGTTCGACAGCTGGCGCACCGCGGGCGACCTCGAGGAGATCCGCGGCGAGCTGGGAGTGCCGAAGCTGCACGCGCTCGGCCACGGCGAGGGCTCGCAGGTCCTCCTCTCCTACGCGGCCCGGTTCCCGGACCGGGTCGGGCGGTTCGTGCTGGACGGCGTGCCGGACCCGTCCGGGGACACGGCGACCGTGCTCGGCGACCTGGCCGCCGCGCAGCAGGCGACGCTGGACACCTACGGCAGGGCCGTCGGGCAGGACGCGCCCGCGACGGTCACCGCGGTGCTGGACCGGTTGCGCACCGCACCCCAGGCCACCTCGGGTGGCGCGGTGTTCGGGCCGGGCATCGCGCTGCGGGCCGTGGTCGCCGGCCTCGCCGACCGGACCCGCTGGACCGAGCTGGCCCGGGCGCTGGACGCCGCCCGCACCGGCGACATCCGCGGGCTGGCGGCGTTCGTCGCACCGGCGCTCAACGGCTCCGACAGCGCACCCTCCAGCCTGGACGGGACGCTGGCCACCGAATGCAACGACACGACCGCGCGGGTGCCCGCCGACCGGATCGCCGGGCTGACCGACCAGCTGCGCGGCCGCTACCCGCTCTTCGGCGGGCTCGTGACGCAAACGCTGGCGTGGTGCCTGCCGTGGCCGGCGCGAACCGAGCCGCTGCCCACGCCGGGCACTCCGGGAATCCCGCCGGTCGTGGTCACCAGCACCCTGATCGACCCGGTCACGCCCGAGATCGGCACGGCGCGCGCCGCGCAGCAGATCCCCGGCGCGGTGCGGGTGGCGTGGCAGGGCGCCGGGCACGGTGCGCTGTCCTCGCCGTGCGCGGCGGAGGCGGTGCGGGCGTTCCTCGTCGACGGCAAGGTCCCCGCCGACGGCACGCTCTGCCCGGCCTGA
- a CDS encoding LLM class flavin-dependent oxidoreductase yields the protein MKLSVLDRSRTREGGTHAAALRETVAFARQAEELGYHRFWVSEHHSVPGVAGSAPTVLAAAVAGATSRIRVGTGGVMLPNHQPLVVAEQFGVLEALHPGRIDMGLGRSVGFTGGVRRALGHGKDDADRFGEQVRLLLGYLDGTQREHPGVHAYPAEGAPVPAFLLATGAGADLAAELGLPLVIGAVRGEAAMVEAIGRYRERFVPSARCPVPYVVVSATVAVAETAEAAERLLVPEAWSAAWSRTHGVFPPLRPAGEILTATMTGRERAFFDEARQGHLAGTPRDVAGKLDELVARTGADEILVTTSTYDRAEMLASYRLLAESVLTAAR from the coding sequence GTGAAGCTGTCTGTGCTCGACCGGTCCCGCACCCGCGAAGGGGGTACGCACGCCGCGGCGCTGCGGGAGACCGTGGCGTTCGCCCGTCAGGCGGAGGAGCTGGGATACCACCGGTTCTGGGTGTCCGAGCACCACAGCGTGCCGGGGGTGGCCGGATCTGCGCCCACCGTCCTGGCCGCGGCCGTCGCCGGCGCCACCTCCCGCATCCGCGTGGGCACCGGTGGCGTGATGCTGCCCAACCACCAGCCGCTCGTCGTGGCCGAACAGTTCGGGGTGCTCGAGGCGCTGCACCCCGGGCGGATCGACATGGGCCTGGGCCGTTCGGTCGGGTTCACCGGCGGCGTGCGGCGTGCTCTCGGCCACGGCAAGGACGACGCCGACCGTTTCGGTGAGCAGGTGCGGCTGCTGCTCGGCTACCTCGACGGCACCCAGCGCGAGCACCCGGGCGTGCACGCCTACCCCGCCGAGGGCGCGCCGGTCCCGGCGTTCCTGCTCGCCACCGGCGCCGGCGCGGACCTCGCCGCCGAGCTGGGCCTGCCCCTGGTGATCGGCGCGGTCCGCGGCGAGGCGGCCATGGTGGAGGCCATCGGCCGCTACCGCGAGCGGTTCGTGCCGTCGGCGCGCTGCCCGGTGCCGTACGTGGTGGTCTCGGCGACCGTGGCCGTCGCGGAGACGGCTGAGGCGGCGGAGCGGCTCCTCGTCCCGGAGGCGTGGTCGGCGGCCTGGTCCCGCACGCACGGCGTCTTCCCGCCGCTGCGGCCCGCCGGCGAGATCCTCACCGCTACGATGACCGGCCGCGAACGCGCGTTCTTCGACGAGGCCCGGCAGGGGCACCTCGCCGGCACGCCCCGGGACGTGGCCGGGAAGCTGGACGAGCTCGTGGCACGCACCGGGGCGGACGAGATCCTGGTGACGACGAGCACCTACGACCGTGCCGAGATGCTCGCCTCCTACCGGCTGCTGGCCGAATCGGTCCTGACGGCCGCGCGGTAG
- a CDS encoding DUF692 domain-containing protein, whose translation MAVATDRLGVGIGWRPEIDLSIARMPGVEWVEVIAENLHPGHLPAALTELRARGLPVLPHAVSLSLGGAEPLDTRRVEHLAAVADELDAPVASDHVCFVRAGGLDAGHLVPLPRTREALDVLAGNVRLAQSIIGRPFALENIAALLEWPDAEMDEAAFLRELTERTGCLLIVDVANLYANARNLGTDPAAFLDEVPLERLAYVHVAGGVEVDGIYHDTHTHPVRPEVLDLLTELRRRAEPPGALLERDGAYPPDDELAAELAAVRDRL comes from the coding sequence GTGGCGGTGGCGACTGACCGGCTGGGCGTGGGGATCGGGTGGCGCCCCGAGATCGATCTGTCCATCGCCCGCATGCCGGGCGTGGAGTGGGTCGAGGTGATCGCGGAGAACCTGCACCCCGGGCACCTGCCGGCCGCGCTGACCGAGCTGCGCGCGCGGGGTCTGCCGGTGCTGCCGCACGCGGTGTCGCTGTCGCTCGGCGGCGCCGAACCGCTGGACACGCGGCGGGTCGAGCACCTCGCGGCAGTGGCCGACGAGCTGGACGCGCCGGTCGCCAGCGACCACGTCTGTTTCGTGCGCGCGGGCGGTCTCGACGCCGGGCACCTGGTGCCGCTCCCCCGCACCCGGGAGGCGCTCGACGTGCTGGCCGGGAACGTGCGGCTGGCGCAGTCGATCATCGGGCGGCCGTTCGCGCTGGAGAACATCGCCGCGCTGCTGGAGTGGCCGGACGCGGAGATGGACGAGGCCGCGTTCCTGCGCGAGCTGACCGAGCGGACCGGCTGCCTGCTGATCGTGGACGTCGCGAACCTGTATGCGAACGCGCGCAACCTGGGCACGGACCCGGCGGCCTTCCTCGACGAGGTGCCGCTGGAGCGTCTGGCGTACGTGCACGTCGCGGGCGGGGTCGAGGTGGACGGGATCTACCACGACACGCACACGCATCCCGTGCGGCCGGAGGTGCTGGACCTGCTCACCGAACTGCGGCGCCGCGCCGAGCCGCCGGGTGCCCTGCTGGAACGGGACGGCGCCTACCCGCCCGACGACGAACTGGCCGCCGAGCTCGCCGCGGTCCGGGACCGGTTGTGA
- a CDS encoding TIGR04222 domain-containing membrane protein — MGVEATVRDVGGSGYWGLPLPAFLVICVGLVLLPILVLLVGPRLLKGRAAAPHRTPGPAELGFLAGGPMRAIDAALADLLERQRVRVSYAGRLTTTGDRPPADELGAAVWTSVHHERGAATLHTVRAALRGGTVLDVARERLAEAGLLVEQGPLKNIRRLAAVLMAAVAVVAFTSFPGGGFLLALAPAAILWAVTGLPGRRPPRTRTGDEVVRSASGTSAAQAVALGGLTRYPDRKIAEALDGAPAPRPQKSRGSAGAPRRSSRGASSCGSSSSCSSSCGGNSCGGGSSCGGSSCGGGGCGGGGGD, encoded by the coding sequence TTGGGGGTTGAGGCGACGGTCAGGGACGTGGGCGGGTCCGGGTACTGGGGACTTCCGCTGCCGGCGTTCCTCGTGATCTGCGTCGGGCTGGTGCTGCTCCCGATCCTGGTACTCCTGGTCGGCCCGCGGCTGCTGAAGGGACGTGCGGCCGCGCCGCACCGGACGCCCGGTCCGGCCGAGCTGGGGTTCCTGGCGGGCGGCCCGATGCGCGCGATCGACGCGGCCCTGGCCGACCTGCTGGAACGCCAGCGGGTCCGGGTGAGCTACGCGGGACGGCTCACCACGACCGGCGACCGTCCCCCGGCCGACGAGCTGGGCGCGGCGGTGTGGACGAGCGTGCACCACGAACGCGGCGCAGCGACGCTGCACACCGTGCGGGCGGCCCTGCGCGGTGGCACCGTGCTCGACGTCGCGCGCGAACGGCTCGCGGAGGCCGGGCTCCTGGTCGAGCAGGGCCCGCTGAAGAACATCCGGCGGCTGGCCGCGGTCCTCATGGCCGCCGTCGCGGTCGTGGCGTTCACGAGCTTCCCCGGCGGCGGTTTCCTGCTCGCCCTGGCGCCCGCCGCGATCCTGTGGGCGGTCACCGGCCTGCCGGGCCGCCGCCCGCCCCGCACAAGGACCGGCGACGAGGTCGTCCGGTCGGCGTCGGGCACGAGCGCGGCGCAGGCGGTGGCGCTGGGCGGCCTGACCCGGTACCCGGATCGGAAGATCGCCGAGGCGCTGGACGGGGCGCCCGCCCCGCGGCCGCAGAAGTCGCGCGGGTCGGCCGGGGCGCCGCGTCGCTCGTCGCGCGGTGCCTCCTCGTGCGGGTCGTCGAGCAGCTGCAGCAGCTCGTGCGGGGGGAACTCGTGCGGCGGCGGCAGTTCCTGCGGCGGCAGCTCGTGCGGTGGCGGCGGGTGCGGAGGTGGCGGTGGCGACTGA
- the msrB gene encoding peptide-methionine (R)-S-oxide reductase MsrB, producing the protein MEPVVGATPKVVKPDHEWREQLSPEEYAVLRQAGTERPFTGEYTDTKTTGVYECRACGAELFRSDTKFDSHCGWPSFFDPASSDAVLLREDRSLGMVRTEVLCATCHSHLGHLFEGEGYATPTDQRYCINSISLRLVPAE; encoded by the coding sequence ATGGAACCGGTCGTGGGAGCCACCCCGAAGGTCGTCAAGCCGGACCACGAGTGGCGCGAGCAGCTCTCCCCCGAGGAGTACGCCGTGCTGCGCCAGGCCGGCACCGAGCGGCCGTTCACCGGCGAATACACCGACACCAAGACCACCGGCGTCTACGAGTGCCGCGCGTGCGGCGCCGAGCTCTTCCGCAGCGACACGAAGTTCGACAGCCACTGCGGCTGGCCGTCGTTCTTCGACCCGGCCTCCTCCGACGCCGTGCTGCTGCGCGAGGACCGGTCACTGGGCATGGTGCGCACCGAGGTGCTGTGCGCGACCTGCCACAGCCACCTGGGTCATCTGTTCGAGGGCGAGGGCTACGCCACCCCCACCGACCAGCGGTACTGCATCAACTCGATTTCGCTGCGCCTGGTCCCCGCCGAGTAG
- a CDS encoding glycosyltransferase 87 family protein encodes MRPDQQALGVPVPSSTAETAAAGPAPRDGGRRPVPWAVFWPVLVLGGVCGFWYVREVLANLPALLHLLDLGVYRIAGQRVLHGVSVYDTPLVGHVRGVWEFVYTPFAALLFVPLAAVTGAGFRWVGALGDYAMLVAGVWAALSLLRLRRDVRLVVFSLPVAAVLMWCEPVRETMAFGQVNILLMTLVLLDVALPDSSKVKGALIGIATGIKLTPAFFVLYLLVTRRYRAAAVAGGAFAATVAIGFAVLGHDSVTFWSGAFADPARVGVPENPSNESLRGFFARTTGLAGGMQIVWLLAAVVTAVVCLLLVRRLSARGEELGAVTLCGLAMTAVSPYSWVHHWVWLAMLLIWLADRAFRGSVPAWVALAGTLLVTSGGVLPFAGLQENSVFDFTAAGVRWLCQNAYLWLTFGVFLTVALGYRAAVRTDSASSR; translated from the coding sequence ATGCGCCCGGACCAGCAAGCACTGGGAGTGCCGGTGCCCTCGTCCACCGCCGAGACGGCGGCCGCGGGGCCGGCACCGCGGGACGGCGGCCGGCGACCGGTGCCCTGGGCGGTCTTCTGGCCGGTGCTGGTGCTGGGCGGGGTGTGCGGTTTCTGGTACGTGCGCGAGGTCCTGGCCAACCTGCCCGCACTGCTGCACCTGCTCGACCTGGGCGTCTACCGGATCGCGGGTCAGCGGGTGCTGCACGGCGTGTCCGTCTACGACACACCGCTGGTGGGCCACGTCCGCGGCGTGTGGGAGTTCGTCTACACCCCGTTCGCGGCGCTGCTGTTCGTCCCGCTCGCCGCGGTGACGGGCGCGGGGTTCCGCTGGGTGGGCGCGCTCGGTGACTACGCGATGCTGGTGGCCGGTGTGTGGGCAGCGCTGTCGCTGCTGCGGTTGCGGCGCGACGTGCGGCTGGTGGTGTTCAGCCTGCCGGTCGCGGCGGTGCTGATGTGGTGCGAGCCGGTGCGCGAGACGATGGCGTTCGGTCAGGTCAACATCCTGCTGATGACGCTGGTGCTGCTCGACGTGGCGCTGCCCGACTCGTCGAAGGTCAAGGGCGCGCTGATCGGGATCGCTACCGGGATCAAGCTGACGCCGGCGTTCTTCGTGCTGTACCTGCTGGTCACGCGCCGCTACCGGGCCGCGGCGGTCGCCGGCGGCGCGTTCGCGGCGACCGTGGCGATCGGATTCGCCGTCCTCGGGCACGACTCGGTGACCTTCTGGTCCGGCGCGTTCGCCGACCCGGCCCGGGTGGGGGTGCCGGAGAACCCGTCGAACGAGTCGCTGCGCGGGTTCTTCGCGCGCACGACCGGCCTCGCCGGGGGCATGCAGATCGTGTGGCTGCTGGCCGCCGTGGTGACGGCGGTGGTGTGCCTGCTGCTGGTGCGCCGCCTGTCCGCGCGCGGCGAGGAGCTGGGCGCGGTGACGCTGTGCGGGCTCGCGATGACGGCCGTCTCCCCGTACAGCTGGGTGCACCACTGGGTGTGGCTGGCGATGCTGCTGATCTGGCTGGCCGATCGCGCCTTCCGCGGCTCGGTGCCGGCCTGGGTCGCGCTGGCCGGCACCCTCCTCGTGACCTCCGGCGGGGTGCTGCCGTTCGCCGGGCTGCAGGAGAACTCGGTGTTCGACTTCACCGCGGCCGGGGTGCGGTGGCTGTGCCAGAACGCCTACCTCTGGCTGACGTTCGGCGTGTTCCTCACGGTCGCGCTCGGCTACCGCGCGGCCGTCAGGACCGATTCGGCCAGCAGCCGGTAG
- a CDS encoding ATP-dependent DNA ligase, producing MLPLTPPIQPMLAKPAKAIPDSDELLFEPKWDGFRCLVFRDGAELTLQSRAGKPLNRYFPEVLAQLPPLLPDRVVLDGELVVGRAGHLDFDALTERIHPAESRIKLLAEQTPATFVAFDLLALGDEPFLGEPTAARRARLAELAGGGLNITPATTDPATARHWFELFEGAGLDGVIGKPLDAGYEPGKRIMIKYKHSRTADCVVAGLRWHKDSTPGEAVGSLLLGLHDERGVLHHVGVVGSFPVTRRRELAGELADLITEGPPHPWLDGTVDGQRLPGGITRWRATEQPWVPLRPERVVEVAYEHTEGGYPSRFRHTAQFVRWRPDRDPASCDYAQLDEPARYDLDAVFHGEVKRTR from the coding sequence ATGCTGCCGCTGACCCCGCCGATCCAGCCGATGCTGGCGAAACCGGCGAAGGCGATCCCGGACTCCGACGAGCTGCTGTTCGAACCGAAGTGGGACGGCTTCCGCTGCCTCGTCTTCCGCGACGGTGCCGAGCTGACGTTGCAGTCGCGGGCCGGCAAGCCGTTGAACCGGTACTTCCCGGAGGTCCTGGCGCAGCTGCCGCCGCTGCTGCCGGACCGGGTGGTGCTGGACGGCGAGCTGGTCGTCGGCCGCGCGGGCCACCTCGACTTCGACGCGCTGACCGAGCGCATCCACCCCGCCGAGTCGCGCATCAAGCTGCTCGCCGAGCAGACTCCGGCCACGTTCGTCGCGTTTGACCTGCTCGCGCTCGGTGACGAGCCGTTCCTCGGCGAGCCGACCGCGGCGCGGCGAGCCCGGCTGGCGGAGCTGGCCGGCGGCGGCCTGAACATCACCCCCGCCACCACCGACCCGGCCACCGCGCGGCACTGGTTCGAGCTGTTCGAGGGCGCCGGGCTGGACGGGGTGATCGGCAAGCCGCTGGACGCCGGGTACGAGCCGGGCAAGCGGATCATGATCAAGTACAAGCACTCGCGCACCGCCGACTGCGTGGTGGCCGGGCTGCGCTGGCACAAGGACTCCACCCCCGGCGAGGCGGTCGGGTCGCTGCTGCTCGGCCTGCACGACGAGCGCGGCGTGCTGCACCACGTCGGGGTCGTCGGCTCGTTCCCGGTGACGCGGCGCCGGGAGCTGGCCGGGGAGCTCGCGGACCTGATCACCGAGGGGCCGCCGCACCCGTGGCTGGACGGCACCGTCGACGGGCAGCGCCTGCCGGGCGGCATCACGCGGTGGCGGGCCACCGAGCAGCCGTGGGTGCCGCTGCGGCCCGAGCGGGTCGTCGAGGTCGCCTACGAGCACACCGAGGGCGGCTACCCGTCGCGGTTCCGGCACACCGCGCAGTTCGTGCGCTGGCGCCCGGACCGCGACCCGGCCTCGTGCGACTACGCCCAGCTCGACGAGCCGGCCCGCTACGACCTCGACGCGGTCTTCCACGGCGAGGTGAAGCGCACCCGCTGA
- the hemQ gene encoding hydrogen peroxide-dependent heme synthase, with translation MARLNYQELNDTIRYTAWSVFRVEPGRLPEDRGQAAAETTGYLDALEGKGVVVRGVYDVAGLRADADFMIWWHAETAEQVQAAYTGFRRTPLGRVSAPVWSQFALHRPAEFNRSHIPAFLAGEEARKYICVYPFVRSYEWYLLPDAERRKMLADHGKEARDYPDVRANTVASFALGDYEWILAFEANELHRIVDLMRHLRATEARRHVREETPFYTGTRVPPAELIANLP, from the coding sequence ATGGCGCGGCTGAACTACCAGGAGCTCAACGACACCATCCGCTACACCGCCTGGTCGGTGTTCCGGGTCGAGCCCGGGCGGCTCCCGGAGGATCGCGGCCAGGCCGCCGCGGAGACCACCGGGTACCTCGATGCCCTGGAGGGCAAGGGAGTCGTGGTGCGGGGGGTCTACGACGTCGCCGGCCTGCGCGCCGACGCCGACTTCATGATCTGGTGGCACGCCGAGACCGCGGAGCAGGTGCAGGCCGCCTACACCGGGTTCCGCCGCACCCCGCTGGGCCGCGTGTCGGCGCCGGTGTGGAGCCAGTTCGCGCTGCACCGGCCCGCCGAGTTCAACCGCAGCCACATCCCCGCCTTCCTGGCCGGTGAAGAGGCGCGCAAGTACATCTGCGTGTACCCGTTCGTGCGGTCCTACGAGTGGTACCTGCTGCCGGACGCCGAGCGCCGCAAGATGCTCGCCGACCACGGCAAGGAGGCCCGCGACTACCCGGACGTGCGCGCCAACACCGTGGCCTCGTTCGCGCTCGGCGACTACGAGTGGATCCTCGCCTTCGAGGCCAACGAGCTGCACCGCATCGTCGACCTGATGCGCCACCTGCGCGCCACCGAGGCGCGCCGCCACGTGCGCGAGGAGACCCCGTTCTACACCGGGACGCGGGTTCCGCCGGCCGAGCTGATCGCCAACCTGCCGTAG